In one Rutidosis leptorrhynchoides isolate AG116_Rl617_1_P2 chromosome 8, CSIRO_AGI_Rlap_v1, whole genome shotgun sequence genomic region, the following are encoded:
- the LOC139864984 gene encoding two-component response regulator-like APRR7 isoform X2, protein MASRRGRGKGVVQQVNDQEDVNKFADNGPGSKDLSNGRVDVNNVQNGQNHTVVQGNGAPRGPQQLAQGSLVQWEKFLHVRSIKVMLVENDDCTRHIVTALLRNCNYEVIEAANGFHAWKILENLSNHIDIVLTEVAMPSFSGITLLCKIMSHKTRKNVPVIMMSSHDSMGLVFKCLSRGAVDFLVKPIRKNELKNLWQHVWRRCHSSSGSGSESGPHVQKSVNSKSNIGYDNSDNKDGDDNSSTDGGSDDGSGTQSSWTKQPVECVSPEADQIAENPEDPHNVGRGVQIEGEQGEPERTVDANMKVIDGSYGIIVGEVGLKRPRANEVDGLEVQNGYNILRHSELSAFTRYKMNSNDVKVAPGITGCHSQPKIRSNVVKEDFERNAHSDGYLIYKGSSEQVIPSKVDDITPASMPHQELHVQHIHHHHHVHHYHNIDIEQPSSNEDDCGLNNLAADATHCGSSNIMGRHVEESNVDVNAKSGNGDAGGSGSGNGTDHNHKSALREAALIKFRQKREVRCFQKKVRYQNRKKLAEQRPRVKGQFVKGTGCDSSSNAADG, encoded by the exons ATGGCTAGTAGGAGAGGAAGGGGAAAAGGGGTGGTTCAACAGGTGAACGATCAGGAAGATGTGAACAAGTTTGCGGATAACGGGCCAGGTTCAAAAGATTTGTCAAATGGTCGAGTTGATGTGAATAATGTGCAAAATGGTCAGAACCATACGGTAGTGCAAGGGAATGGTGCACCTCGTGGACCTCAACAACTGGCTCAAGGGTCACTGGTCCAGTGGGAGAAGTTTTTACATGTTAGGTCCATTAAGGTCATGTTGGTGGAAAATGATGATTGTACACGTCACATTGTCACTGCTTTACTTCGCAACTGTAACTATGAAG TTATTGAAGCAGCCAATGGATTCCATGCCTGGAAGATTCTGGAAAATCTCTCGAATCACATTGACATTGTATTAACTGAAGTAGCCATGCCATCTTTTTCAGGAATCACTCTTTTATGCAAGATAATGAGCCACAAGACACGCAAGAATGTTCCTGTGATTA TGATGTCTTCACATGATTCAATGGGTTTAGTATTTAAATGTTTATCAAGAGGTGCAGTAGACTTTTTAGTCAAACCTATCCGCAAAAATGAGCTTAAAAACCTTTGGCAGCATGTCTGGAGGAGGTGTCACAGT TCTAGTGGTAGTGGGAGCGAAAGTGGCCCACATGTCCAAAAGTCCGTGAACTCAAAAAGCAATATAGGGTACGATAACAGTGACAACAAAGACGGGGATGACAATTCAAGCACCGATGGTGGTAGCGATGATGGTAGTGGAACTCAG AGTTCTTGGACAAAACAACCTGTTGAATGTGTGAGTCCAGAAGCAGATCAAATAGCTGAGAATCCAGAAGATCCTC ATAATGTTGGAAGGGGTGTACAAATTGAGGGTGAACAAGGAGAACCTGAAAGAACTGTGGATGCAAATATGAAGGTTATCGATGGTTCATATGGAATAATAGTTGGTGAAGTTGGCTTAAAGAGGCCCCGGGCAAATGAAGTTGATGGTTTGGAAGTTCAAAATGGGTACAATATTTTGAGACATTCGGAGCTTTCGGCCTTTACGAG GTACAAAATGAACTCAAATGATGTGAAGGTTGCACCTGGAATCACTGGTTGCCATTCTCAACCTAAAATTAGATCTAATGTTGTGAAAGAAGATTTCGAACGTAACGCGCATTCAGATGGATATCTTATTTATAAAGGCTCAAGTGAG CAAGTCATACCTAGTAAAGTTGATGACATCACACCTGCCAGTATGCCGCATCAAGAGCTTCACGTTCAACATATTCATCATCACCACCATGTCCATCATTACCATAACATAGATATTGAGCAACCATCATCCAATGAAGATGATTGTGGGTTAAATAATTTAGCTGCAGATGCTACACATTGTGGCTCATCCAATATCATGGGTCGCCATGTTGAAG AAAGTAATGTTGATGTAAACGCGAAAAGTGGAAACGGTGATGCCGGCGGTAGCGGTAGCGGAAATGGAACCGATCACAATCACAAATCTGCACTGAGAGAAGCGGCCTTGATTAAGTTCCGCCAAAAGAGAGAAGTACGATGCTTCCAGAAGAAG GTGCGATATCAGAACAGAAAGAAACTGGCAGAACAAAGGCCGCGTGTGAAAGGACAGTTTGTGAAGGGAACAGGTTGTGACAGTTCATCTAATGCTGCAGATGGCTGA
- the LOC139864985 gene encoding probable serine/threonine-protein kinase PBL7 produces MKWFPCSGSGTSSSSSSASKSKSKSKYNKNKKKIKKNYSHDPIKTSESVRSNPLFKAKEVVNNGGSDHLAAQTFTFRELAAATKNFRGDCLLGEGGFGRVYKGRLDSSNQIVAIKQLDRSGLQGNREFLVEVLMLGLLHHPNLVNLIGYCADGDQRLLVYEYMPLGSLDDHLHDPSPGKKRLDWNTRMKIAAGAAKGLEYLHDKASPPVIYRDLKCSNILLGETYNPKLSDFGLAKVGPVGDNTHVSTRVMGTYGYCAPEYAMTGQLTLKSDVYSFGVVLLEIITGRKAIDNSKTGGEQNLVAWARPLFKDRRKFSQIADPVLQGQYPSRGLYQALAVAAMCVQEQPNMRPVIADVVTALTYLASQKYDPEIHPIQNPRWSPSTPPRSRRDNDKMQNGSSGSGSCSGSEKNYTKRFF; encoded by the exons atgaaaTGGTTTCCTTGCTCTGGCTCTGGAACATCATCTTCCTCGTCATCagcatcaaaatcaaaatcaaaatcaaaatataataaaaataaaaagaaaataaagaagaaTTATTCGCACGATCCGATTAAAACTTCAG AGAGTGTTAGGTCAAATCCATTATTCAAAGCTAAAGAAGTGGTCAACAATGGGGGATCAGACCATCTTGCTGCCCAAACATTTACGTTTCGTGAATTGGCGGCCGCTACTAAAAATTTTAGGGGTGATTGTCTTCTTGGAGAAGGAGGCTTTGGCAGAGTGTATAAAGGCCGGCTCGATAGTTCCAATCAG ATTGTAGCCATCAAGCAACTGGACCGCAGTGGACTGCAAGGAAATCGAGAATTCTTAGTAGAAGTTTTGATGTTGGGTTTACTTCACCACCCAAATCTCGTTAACTTGATTGGCTATTGTGCTGATGGAGATCAAAGATTATTAGTTTATGAATACATGCCTCTCGGATCTTTAGATGACCATCTTCACG ACCCATCGCCCGGTAAGAAACGACTTGATTGGAATACGAGAATGAAAATTGCTGCTGGAGCTGCAAAAGGGCTGGAGTATTTACATGATAAAGCAAGTCCACCTGTAATATATCGTGATTTAAAATGCTCAAACATATTACTCGGTGAAACATATAATCCAAAGCTATCTGATTTTGGGTTAGCCAAAGTTGGGCCTGTTGGGGATAATACTCATGTTTCTACACGGGTCATGGGTACATACGGTTACTGTGCACCAGAGTACGCCATGACCGGTCAGTTAACTTTAAAATCAGATGTCTATAGCTTCGGTGTCGTTCTTTTGGAAATCATCACTGGCAGAAAAGCAATAGATAATTCCAAAACTGGCGGGGAGCAGAATTTGGTTGCATGG GCAAGGCCTTTGTTTAAAGATAGGAGAAAGTTCAGTCAAATAGCAGATCCAGTACTGCAAGGTCAGTATCCGTCAAGGGGCTTGTATCAGGCTCTTGCGGTTGCAGCCATGTGTGTGCAGGAACAACCGAACATGCGTCCGGTTATAGCCGATGTTGTTACAGCTTTGACTTACCTTGCATCACAAAAGTATGACCCTGAAATTCATCCGATCCAAAACCCTAGATGGTCACCTTCGACTCCTCCTAGATCAAGACGTGataatgacaagatgcaaaatggtAGTAGTGGTAGCGGCAGTTGTAGTGGATCTGAGAAAAATTACACCAAAAGATTTTTCTGA
- the LOC139864984 gene encoding two-component response regulator-like APRR7 isoform X1, whose protein sequence is MASRRGRGKGVVQQVNDQEDVNKFADNGPGSKDLSNGRVDVNNVQNGQNHTVVQGNGAPRGPQQLAQGSLVQWEKFLHVRSIKVMLVENDDCTRHIVTALLRNCNYEVIEAANGFHAWKILENLSNHIDIVLTEVAMPSFSGITLLCKIMSHKTRKNVPVIMMSSHDSMGLVFKCLSRGAVDFLVKPIRKNELKNLWQHVWRRCHSSSGSGSESGPHVQKSVNSKSNIGYDNSDNKDGDDNSSTDGGSDDGSGTQSSWTKQPVECVSPEADQIAENPEDPHNVGRGVQIEGEQGEPERTVDANMKVIDGSYGIIVGEVGLKRPRANEVDGLEVQNGYNILRHSELSAFTRYKMNSNDVKVAPGITGCHSQPKIRSNVVKEDFERNAHSDGYLIYKGSSEQVIPSKVDDITPASMPHQELHVQHIHHHHHVHHYHNIDIEQPSSNEDDCGLNNLAADATHCGSSNIMGRHVEGNLKNYSMNKSTSGSKHASNVQNASNTNVNCEVQNVESNVDVNAKSGNGDAGGSGSGNGTDHNHKSALREAALIKFRQKREVRCFQKKVRYQNRKKLAEQRPRVKGQFVKGTGCDSSSNAADG, encoded by the exons ATGGCTAGTAGGAGAGGAAGGGGAAAAGGGGTGGTTCAACAGGTGAACGATCAGGAAGATGTGAACAAGTTTGCGGATAACGGGCCAGGTTCAAAAGATTTGTCAAATGGTCGAGTTGATGTGAATAATGTGCAAAATGGTCAGAACCATACGGTAGTGCAAGGGAATGGTGCACCTCGTGGACCTCAACAACTGGCTCAAGGGTCACTGGTCCAGTGGGAGAAGTTTTTACATGTTAGGTCCATTAAGGTCATGTTGGTGGAAAATGATGATTGTACACGTCACATTGTCACTGCTTTACTTCGCAACTGTAACTATGAAG TTATTGAAGCAGCCAATGGATTCCATGCCTGGAAGATTCTGGAAAATCTCTCGAATCACATTGACATTGTATTAACTGAAGTAGCCATGCCATCTTTTTCAGGAATCACTCTTTTATGCAAGATAATGAGCCACAAGACACGCAAGAATGTTCCTGTGATTA TGATGTCTTCACATGATTCAATGGGTTTAGTATTTAAATGTTTATCAAGAGGTGCAGTAGACTTTTTAGTCAAACCTATCCGCAAAAATGAGCTTAAAAACCTTTGGCAGCATGTCTGGAGGAGGTGTCACAGT TCTAGTGGTAGTGGGAGCGAAAGTGGCCCACATGTCCAAAAGTCCGTGAACTCAAAAAGCAATATAGGGTACGATAACAGTGACAACAAAGACGGGGATGACAATTCAAGCACCGATGGTGGTAGCGATGATGGTAGTGGAACTCAG AGTTCTTGGACAAAACAACCTGTTGAATGTGTGAGTCCAGAAGCAGATCAAATAGCTGAGAATCCAGAAGATCCTC ATAATGTTGGAAGGGGTGTACAAATTGAGGGTGAACAAGGAGAACCTGAAAGAACTGTGGATGCAAATATGAAGGTTATCGATGGTTCATATGGAATAATAGTTGGTGAAGTTGGCTTAAAGAGGCCCCGGGCAAATGAAGTTGATGGTTTGGAAGTTCAAAATGGGTACAATATTTTGAGACATTCGGAGCTTTCGGCCTTTACGAG GTACAAAATGAACTCAAATGATGTGAAGGTTGCACCTGGAATCACTGGTTGCCATTCTCAACCTAAAATTAGATCTAATGTTGTGAAAGAAGATTTCGAACGTAACGCGCATTCAGATGGATATCTTATTTATAAAGGCTCAAGTGAG CAAGTCATACCTAGTAAAGTTGATGACATCACACCTGCCAGTATGCCGCATCAAGAGCTTCACGTTCAACATATTCATCATCACCACCATGTCCATCATTACCATAACATAGATATTGAGCAACCATCATCCAATGAAGATGATTGTGGGTTAAATAATTTAGCTGCAGATGCTACACATTGTGGCTCATCCAATATCATGGGTCGCCATGTTGAAGGTAACCTTAAAAATTACAGTATGAACAAAAGTACCTCAGGCAGCAAACATGCAAGTAACGTGCAGAATGCGAGTAACACTAATGTGAATTGTGAAGTTCAAAATGTAGAAAGTAATGTTGATGTAAACGCGAAAAGTGGAAACGGTGATGCCGGCGGTAGCGGTAGCGGAAATGGAACCGATCACAATCACAAATCTGCACTGAGAGAAGCGGCCTTGATTAAGTTCCGCCAAAAGAGAGAAGTACGATGCTTCCAGAAGAAG GTGCGATATCAGAACAGAAAGAAACTGGCAGAACAAAGGCCGCGTGTGAAAGGACAGTTTGTGAAGGGAACAGGTTGTGACAGTTCATCTAATGCTGCAGATGGCTGA